From Maylandia zebra isolate NMK-2024a linkage group LG11, Mzebra_GT3a, whole genome shotgun sequence, one genomic window encodes:
- the LOC143421207 gene encoding ras GTPase-activating-like protein IQGAP3 isoform X1 produces MADLAANGHYERLTAEQMDEQRIQNVAYQYLCRLEEAKRWMEACLGEELPAPTELEEALRNGVILAKLGHRFAPSTVPQKKIYDPEQLRYQAVGLQFRHTDNINHWRNAMTALGLPAIFHPETTDVYDKKNMPRAVYCIHALSLYLYRLGLAPQIHDLYGKVKFTEEEINNMKLELDKYGIQMPAFNKIGGILANELSVDEAAVHAAVVAINEAVDQGDVGVTAVALRNPAALLTDLQEALMSVYQEILQRARRRKAERAAGGQAVAEDKDMYEEYLTQREIQDHISAVNVRAAVEQVDEALDVANELALLSALQLPCLALRGLRTDNGPWYLDQLTADRQQKAQNQGSVDPLEHEELQEGVTAANQEAQSTRNMVAALQSVNAALRGNDPRRTVSCLMTSDLQLPEVFPFAATFYHRELQLLQRQTAQGELQEEELFVAVEMLSAVVLINQGLEAGHLQQFSSSLVSSSAGLSDVEPALLDRYFETLAGVKQQVGRDLLTWNQLQEGIAAVNGSAQDEQQQLLAVGLINKAVMSGDPQRLISALLLPSCGVDEVSPANACKYLTLLSQARQIKAQVSRDPGAELWLADIQEAVRMANQQSQRALKLCLSVAAVNQAVKENRAKQTLRVLSLPEAELHGVLPDCAAEYQRELSALMTRRTRTGDNRSQWVRVRLQDGSVHFFHLSRLEGSWERPPGFVHNSVFLDRHDIQEVVSSVSAQYSRGVLWRNSEALVVRLQALSRGFLIRWRMTARRHFLMNQMAAVVVIQSHWRRFVEQRVYRRRLQFLYMNWRAVVKIQAFARMWLARRRYCARLSFFRRNVGAVVKIQAFFRANRAREQYRMLVHSATPPLSVVRKFVHLLDLGDGDIREEAELLRLREEVVRSIRFNRQLEADLDLMDLKIGLLVRNRATLQEVVSHCKKLTKKNKEQLSDMMDVERSKGLKALSRDRRERLEAYQHLFYLLQTLPLYLAQLIFLMPQSRSTSFMEMVVFSLFNYGSDRREAFLLLQLFTEALRYEIRLKVEQPQDVITGNPTVIRMLVNFYRHARGQNALREVLGPALQDVLQDRTLSIRTDPVDVYKTWINQTETQTGHKSSLPYEVSPEDALAQPEVQRRIDISIINLKNLTDRVLKAITASLHKLPYGLRYTAKVLRDALKAKFPEAGEDELYKIVGNLVYYRYMNPAIVAPDGFDVVDRSAGSALQPEQRHILGSIARVLQHAAANKHFHGGGYHIRALNQYISQTHSRFRRFLQSVCDVPEPEDRFSMDEYSELLIVNRPVIYISVSELLNTHKLLLEHQEVLCPDPSDPLGLILKDLGPVPGLQELIGESAADPGSDSQSSKMEVSLTLTNKFDIFDDANNTPDPRGLLLSTKQLIIDVIRTQSGDSLRDILRTTPSRDQEVCHDWLMQRRAQQDARTPEKMKRNQSLVANGNLSLEEKKRKILRSLRRLEGLGTLKPPDSENQILQMIAKDIRQQRLHRQRRGAELLKLHQTLSSLQAKSSFHSEQVDYYRHYITSCLDNLTASKSTNQKAADGKGRNKLPALSYSATRLHEKGVLLEIEDLPVTQFKNVMFEIAAGPERGSFKVKARFLGVEMEEFLLKYQDLLQLQYEGVAVMKMFSKAKVNVNLLIFLLNKKFFKK; encoded by the exons ATGGCGGATTTAGCCGCGAACGGCCACT ATGAGCGTCTGACCGCCGAGCAGATGGACGAACAGAGGATCCAGAATGTGGCCTATCAGTACCTGTGCAGGCTGGAGGAGGCCAAGAG GTGGATGGAGGCATGTCTGGGGGAGGAGCTTCCTGCTCCCACAGAGCTGGAGGAGGCGCTGAGGAACGGCGTTATTCTCGCCAAACTGGGTCATCGCTTCGCTCCGAGCACTGTTCCTCAGAAGAAGATCTACGACCCGGAGCAGCTGCGATACCAG GCTGTCGGTCTTCAGTTCCGCCACACTGACAACATCAACCACTGGAGAAACGCCATGACGGCACTTGGGCTGCCGGCG ATCTTCCATCCTGAAACGACCGACGTGTACGACAAGAAGAACATGCCGAGAGCGGTGTACTGCATCCACGCGCTCAG CCTGTACCTGTACAGACTCGGTTTGGCCCCACAGATTCACGACCTGTATGGAAAGGTCAAGTTCACAG AGGAAGAGATCAACAACATGAAGCTGGAGCTCGACAAATACGGGATCCAGATGCCCGCCTTCAACAAGATCGGAGGAATCCTGGCCAATGAGCTGTCAGTGGACGAGGCTGCAG TCCACGCGGCGGTGGTAGCCATTAATGAGGCCGTGGACCAAGGGGATGTGGGTGTGACGGCGGTGGCTCTGAGGAACCCCGCTGCTCTCCTCACTGACCTGCAGGAGGCGTTGATGAGCGTCTACCAGGAGATTCTGCAACGAGCGAGGAGGAGGAAGGCTGAACGGGCCGCCGGCGGG CAGGCTGTGGCAGAGGACAAAGACATGTACGAGGAGTATCTGACTCAGAGGGAGATCCAGGACCACATCAGTGCCGTCAATG TGCGGGCAGCGGTGGAGCAGGTCGACGAGGCTCTGGATGTCGCCAACGAGCTTGCTTTGCTGTCGGCACTCCAGCTGCCGTGTTTGGCCCTCAGGGGCCTCCGTACTGACAATGGGCCCTGGTACCTGGATCAGCTTACCGCAGACCGCCAGCAGAAGGCCCAG aatcagggctctgtggatCCTCTGGAGCATGAAGAGCTGCAGGAAGGCGTCACCGCTGCCAACCAGGAAGCTCAGAGCACGCGAAACA tggtGGCGGCCCTCCAGAGCGTTAATGCGGCATTGCGTGGAAATGACCCCAGACGCACAGTCAGCTGCctgatgacctctgacctccagcTGCCTGAAGTGTTTCCGTTTGCGGCGACATTTTATCACCgagagctgcagctgctgcagaggCAGACGGCACAG GGAgagctgcaggaggaggagctcTTTGTTGCCGTGGAGATGCTGTCAGCCGTTGTTCTCATCAATCAGGGTCTGGAGGCGGGACACCTACAGCAGTTCAGCTCCTCATTGGTCAGTTCGTCCGCAGGGCTCTCCGATGTAGAGCCCGCCCTGCTCGACAG GTACTTTGAGACTCTGGCTGGTGTGAAACAACAGGTGGGCCGAGACCTGCTTACCTGGAACCAGCTGCAGGAAGGAATCGCCGCTGTGAACGGCTCGGCGCAGGACGAACAACAGC AGCTCCTGGCTGTCGGCCTAATAAACAAGGCCGTGATGAGCGGAGACCCTCAGCGGCTTATCTCCGCCCTGTTGCTGCCCTCCTGTGGCGTGGACGAGGTTTCACCTGCCAATGCCTGCAAGTACCTGACCCTGCTGAGCCAAGCCAGGCAGATCAAAGCTCAG GTGAGCAGAGACCCGGGAGCCGAGCTGTGGTTGGCTGATATCCAGGAGGCCGTGAGGATGGCCAATCAGCAGAGTCAGAGAGCTCTAAAGT TGTGTCTGTCCGTTGCCGCGGTGAATCAGGCCGTAAAGGAGAACAGGGCGAAGCAGACGCTGCGGGTGCTGTCTCTGCCGGAGGCGGAGCTTCACGGAGTTCTACCTGACTGTGCTGCAGAATATCAGAGAGAGCTGAGCGCCCTGATGACACGCCGCACACgcacag gagATAACCGCAGTCAGTGGGTTCGAGTCCGCCTGCAGGACGGCTCCGTTCATTTCTTCCACCTGAGCAGACTGGAGGGCAGCTGGGAGCGGCCCCCCGGCTTCGTGCACAACAGCGTCTTCTTGGATCGCCACGACATACAG GAAGTGGTCAGCAGCGTTTCGGCCCAGTACAGTCGCGGCGTGCTGTGGCGGAACAGCGAGGCCCTCGTCGTTCGCCTGCAGGCGCTCAGTCGAGGCTTCCTGATCAGATGGCGGATGACGGCACGACGTCACTTCCTGATGAATCAGATGGCCGCCGTCGTTGTCATCCAG TCTCACTGGAGGAGGTTCGTCGAGCAGAGGGTCTACAGACGGcgcctgcagttcctctacaTGAACTGGAGAGCTGTCGTCAAG ATCCAGGCGTTTGCGAGGATGTGGTTGGCGAGGAGACGATATTGCGCTCGGCTGAGTTTCTTCAGACGTAAC GTGGGCGCCGTCGTAAAGATCCAGGCCTTCTTCAGAGCTAACCGAGCTCGCGAGCAGTACAGGATGCTTG TGCACTCGGCCACTCCCCCTCTATCTGTGGTCAGGAAGTTCGTTCACCTCCTCGACCTCGGGGATGGTGACATCAGAGAGGAGGCGGAGCTGCTGCGTCTGAGGGAGGAGGTGGTGAGAAGCATTCGCTTCAACCGACAGCTGGAGGCCGACCTGGACCTGATGGACCTGAAGATCGGGCTGCTGGTCCGCAACCGTGCTACGCTGCAG GAAGTGGTGTCTCACTGTAAGAAACTAACGAAGAAGAACAAGGAGCAGCTGTCAGACATGATGGATGTGGAGAGGAGTAAAGGCCTGAAGGCTCTGAGCCGAGACAGGAGGGAGAGACTGGAGGCCTACCAGCACCTCTTCTACCTGCTGCAG acactGCCCCTGTACCTGGCTCAGCTGATCTTCCTGATGCCTCAGAGTCGCTCCACCTCCTTCATGGAGATGGTGGTGTTCAGTCTGTTTAACTATGGCTCCGACCGCCGCGAGGcctttctgctgctgcagctcttcACAGAAGCGCTCCGCTATGAGATCAG gCTGAAGGTGGAGCAGCCCCAGGACGTGATCACAGGAAACCCCACCGTCATCAGGATGTTGGTAAACTTCTACCGCCATGCTCGTGGTCAAAACGCCCTGCGCGAGGTGCTGGGTCCAGCTCTACAGGACGTCCTGCAGGACCGCACGCTCAGCATCAGGACCGACCCCGTGGACGTCTACAAGACCTGGATCAACCAGACCGAGACGCAGACCGGACACAAGAG CTCGCTGCCCTATGAGGTTTCTCCCGAAGACGCTCTGGCTCAGCCTGAAGTCCAGAGACGCATCGACATCTCCATCATCAACCTGAAGAACCTGACGGACAGAGTCCTCAAAGCCATCACCGCCAGCCTCCACAAGCTGCC GTATGGTCTGCGTTACACCGCCAAGGTCCTCAGAGACGCCCTGAAGGCAAAGTTTCCTGAAGCCGGTGAGGACGAGCTCTACAAG ATCGTCGGTAACCTGGTCTACTACCGCTATATGAACCCGGCCATCGTGGCCCCGGACGGCTTCGACGTGGTGGACCGTTCGGCCGGCTCTGCTCTGCAGCCCGAACAGCGCCACATCTTGGGCTCCATTGCCCGCGTGTTGCAGCATGCCGCTGCCAACAAACACTTCCATGGAGGTGGCTACCACATCAGAGCCCTGAACCAGTACATCAGCCAGACCCACAGCAGGTTCAG GAGGTTCCTGCAGTCCGTCTGCGACGTTCCTGAACCGGAGGACAGATTCAGCATGGATGAGTACTCGGAGCTGCTGATCGTGAACAGACCCGTGATCTACATCTCTGTGAGCGAGCTGCTCAACACACACAAG ctgctgctggagcATCAGGAGGTTTTGTGCCCGGACCCCTCAGACCCCCTCGGCCTGATTCTGAAGGATCTCGGTCCGGTTCCCGGCCTGCAGGAACTCATCG GTGAGTCCGCGGCTGATCCAGGATCAGACTCTCAGAGTAGCAAGATGGAGGTCTCTCTGACCCTGACCAACAAGTTTGACATCTTCGACGACGCCAACAACACACCGGACCCCAGAGGACTTCTGCTCAG cACCAAGCAGCTGATCATCGATGTCATCAGGACGCAGTCAGGTGACTCTCTGCGTGACATCCTGAGGACGACACCGTCACGCGACCAG GAAGTGTGTCACGATTGGCTGATGCAGCGCCGCGCCCAGCAGGATGCTCGGACTCCTGAGAAGATGAAGCGGAACCAGTCGCTGGTCGCCAATGGCAACCTGAGcctggaggagaagaagaggaagatccTGAGGAGTCTTCGTCGTCTGGAGGGACTCGGCACCCTGAAACCGCCAGACAGCGAGAACCAGATCCTGCAGATGATCGCCAAG GACATCCGTCAGCAACGTCTCCACCGCCAGCGCCGAGGGGCGGAGCTCCTGAAGCTCCATCAGACTCTCAGCAGCCTACAGGCTAAGAGCAGCTTCCACAGTGAGCAGGTGGACTATTACAGGCAttacatcacttcctgtctggACAACCTCACCGCCAG CAAATCGACCAATCAGAAGGCGGCAGACGGCAAAGGGAGGAACAAGCTTCCTGCTCTGAGCTACAGTGCCACCCGGCTGCACGAGAAGGGCGTTCTGCTGGAGATCGAAGACCTGCCAGTCACGCA GTTTAAGAACGTCATGTTTGAGATTGCTGCCGGGCCTGAGAGAGGaagtttcaaagtaaaagctcgATTCCTCGGCGTGGAGATGGAGGAGTTCCTGCTCAAATACCAG gacctgctgcagctgcagtatgAGGGCGTGGCTGTGATGAAGATGTTCAGTAAGGCCAAAGTCAATGTGaacctcctcatcttcctcctcaaCAAGAAGTTCTTCAAGAAGTGA
- the LOC143420909 gene encoding uncharacterized protein LOC143420909 — translation MIDDTAASKLQAIPLANSTIGRRMYDMSKDIEDPLNDKVRDSRLSMQMDEATDIKYIITRPEKAQISPPLCDHMAALYHSKSRWLSRDMQQSPSAGAASGTVVVVLRRDHSITRKQLPALGVIQIMVALTVMVFGILRATRSKGLVSDSLVYIWGPVLFIIAGCMNIYDGTSERRSGTHLCDITIPVLQFNSPFSGFSAMLCLVELSLCGICLGVGDSNGSYNPTFQMPCTITNQHYGTASVTAQDPST, via the exons ATGATTGATGACACAGCAGCCAGCAAACTACAGGCCATTCCTCTGGCCAATAGTACCATTGGCAGGCGCATGTATGATATGTCAAAGGACATAGAGGATCCGCTTAATGATAAGGTGCGTGACAGCCGCCTGTCTATGCAGATGGATGAAGCCACTGACA TCAAGTACATCATCACACGACCTGAGAAAGCCCAGATTTCTCCGCCACTATGCGACCACATGGCCGCTCTGTATCACAGCAAGTCCCGATGGCTGTCACGTG ACATGCAGCAATCTCCATCAGCAGGGGCGGCATCGGGCACCGTGGTCGTAGTTTTACGCCGGGACCACAGCATCACCAGAAAGCAACTGCCGGCACTGGGG GTGATTCAGATCATGGTTGCTCTGACTGTCATGGTCTTTGGGATCCTGAGGGCAACACGGTCCAAAGGTCTGGTGTCTgattccttggtgtacatctggggACCAGTGTTG TTCATCATAGCTGGATGTATGAACATATATGATGGGACTTCAGAGAGACGATCAGGAACTCATCTCTGTGATATCACCATACCTGTACTTCAG ttCAACAGTCCATTTTCAGGATTTTCAGCCATGCTGTGCTTGGTTGAGCTGAGCCTGTGTGGCATTTGTCTAGGAGTAGGGGACTCTAATGGCAGTTACAATCCCACATTTCAG aTGCCATGTACCATCACCAATCAGCATTACGGAACTGCCTCAGTGACTGCACAGGATCCTTCCACGTAG
- the LOC143421207 gene encoding ras GTPase-activating-like protein IQGAP3 isoform X2 gives MADLAANGHYERLTAEQMDEQRIQNVAYQYLCRLEEAKRWMEACLGEELPAPTELEEALRNGVILAKLGHRFAPSTVPQKKIYDPEQLRYQAVGLQFRHTDNINHWRNAMTALGLPAIFHPETTDVYDKKNMPRAVYCIHALSLYLYRLGLAPQIHDLYGKVKFTEEEINNMKLELDKYGIQMPAFNKIGGILANELSVDEAAVHAAVVAINEAVDQGDVGVTAVALRNPAALLTDLQEALMSVYQEILQRARRRKAERAAGGAVAEDKDMYEEYLTQREIQDHISAVNVRAAVEQVDEALDVANELALLSALQLPCLALRGLRTDNGPWYLDQLTADRQQKAQNQGSVDPLEHEELQEGVTAANQEAQSTRNMVAALQSVNAALRGNDPRRTVSCLMTSDLQLPEVFPFAATFYHRELQLLQRQTAQGELQEEELFVAVEMLSAVVLINQGLEAGHLQQFSSSLVSSSAGLSDVEPALLDRYFETLAGVKQQVGRDLLTWNQLQEGIAAVNGSAQDEQQQLLAVGLINKAVMSGDPQRLISALLLPSCGVDEVSPANACKYLTLLSQARQIKAQVSRDPGAELWLADIQEAVRMANQQSQRALKLCLSVAAVNQAVKENRAKQTLRVLSLPEAELHGVLPDCAAEYQRELSALMTRRTRTGDNRSQWVRVRLQDGSVHFFHLSRLEGSWERPPGFVHNSVFLDRHDIQEVVSSVSAQYSRGVLWRNSEALVVRLQALSRGFLIRWRMTARRHFLMNQMAAVVVIQSHWRRFVEQRVYRRRLQFLYMNWRAVVKIQAFARMWLARRRYCARLSFFRRNVGAVVKIQAFFRANRAREQYRMLVHSATPPLSVVRKFVHLLDLGDGDIREEAELLRLREEVVRSIRFNRQLEADLDLMDLKIGLLVRNRATLQEVVSHCKKLTKKNKEQLSDMMDVERSKGLKALSRDRRERLEAYQHLFYLLQTLPLYLAQLIFLMPQSRSTSFMEMVVFSLFNYGSDRREAFLLLQLFTEALRYEIRLKVEQPQDVITGNPTVIRMLVNFYRHARGQNALREVLGPALQDVLQDRTLSIRTDPVDVYKTWINQTETQTGHKSSLPYEVSPEDALAQPEVQRRIDISIINLKNLTDRVLKAITASLHKLPYGLRYTAKVLRDALKAKFPEAGEDELYKIVGNLVYYRYMNPAIVAPDGFDVVDRSAGSALQPEQRHILGSIARVLQHAAANKHFHGGGYHIRALNQYISQTHSRFRRFLQSVCDVPEPEDRFSMDEYSELLIVNRPVIYISVSELLNTHKLLLEHQEVLCPDPSDPLGLILKDLGPVPGLQELIGESAADPGSDSQSSKMEVSLTLTNKFDIFDDANNTPDPRGLLLSTKQLIIDVIRTQSGDSLRDILRTTPSRDQEVCHDWLMQRRAQQDARTPEKMKRNQSLVANGNLSLEEKKRKILRSLRRLEGLGTLKPPDSENQILQMIAKDIRQQRLHRQRRGAELLKLHQTLSSLQAKSSFHSEQVDYYRHYITSCLDNLTASKSTNQKAADGKGRNKLPALSYSATRLHEKGVLLEIEDLPVTQFKNVMFEIAAGPERGSFKVKARFLGVEMEEFLLKYQDLLQLQYEGVAVMKMFSKAKVNVNLLIFLLNKKFFKK, from the exons ATGGCGGATTTAGCCGCGAACGGCCACT ATGAGCGTCTGACCGCCGAGCAGATGGACGAACAGAGGATCCAGAATGTGGCCTATCAGTACCTGTGCAGGCTGGAGGAGGCCAAGAG GTGGATGGAGGCATGTCTGGGGGAGGAGCTTCCTGCTCCCACAGAGCTGGAGGAGGCGCTGAGGAACGGCGTTATTCTCGCCAAACTGGGTCATCGCTTCGCTCCGAGCACTGTTCCTCAGAAGAAGATCTACGACCCGGAGCAGCTGCGATACCAG GCTGTCGGTCTTCAGTTCCGCCACACTGACAACATCAACCACTGGAGAAACGCCATGACGGCACTTGGGCTGCCGGCG ATCTTCCATCCTGAAACGACCGACGTGTACGACAAGAAGAACATGCCGAGAGCGGTGTACTGCATCCACGCGCTCAG CCTGTACCTGTACAGACTCGGTTTGGCCCCACAGATTCACGACCTGTATGGAAAGGTCAAGTTCACAG AGGAAGAGATCAACAACATGAAGCTGGAGCTCGACAAATACGGGATCCAGATGCCCGCCTTCAACAAGATCGGAGGAATCCTGGCCAATGAGCTGTCAGTGGACGAGGCTGCAG TCCACGCGGCGGTGGTAGCCATTAATGAGGCCGTGGACCAAGGGGATGTGGGTGTGACGGCGGTGGCTCTGAGGAACCCCGCTGCTCTCCTCACTGACCTGCAGGAGGCGTTGATGAGCGTCTACCAGGAGATTCTGCAACGAGCGAGGAGGAGGAAGGCTGAACGGGCCGCCGGCGGG GCTGTGGCAGAGGACAAAGACATGTACGAGGAGTATCTGACTCAGAGGGAGATCCAGGACCACATCAGTGCCGTCAATG TGCGGGCAGCGGTGGAGCAGGTCGACGAGGCTCTGGATGTCGCCAACGAGCTTGCTTTGCTGTCGGCACTCCAGCTGCCGTGTTTGGCCCTCAGGGGCCTCCGTACTGACAATGGGCCCTGGTACCTGGATCAGCTTACCGCAGACCGCCAGCAGAAGGCCCAG aatcagggctctgtggatCCTCTGGAGCATGAAGAGCTGCAGGAAGGCGTCACCGCTGCCAACCAGGAAGCTCAGAGCACGCGAAACA tggtGGCGGCCCTCCAGAGCGTTAATGCGGCATTGCGTGGAAATGACCCCAGACGCACAGTCAGCTGCctgatgacctctgacctccagcTGCCTGAAGTGTTTCCGTTTGCGGCGACATTTTATCACCgagagctgcagctgctgcagaggCAGACGGCACAG GGAgagctgcaggaggaggagctcTTTGTTGCCGTGGAGATGCTGTCAGCCGTTGTTCTCATCAATCAGGGTCTGGAGGCGGGACACCTACAGCAGTTCAGCTCCTCATTGGTCAGTTCGTCCGCAGGGCTCTCCGATGTAGAGCCCGCCCTGCTCGACAG GTACTTTGAGACTCTGGCTGGTGTGAAACAACAGGTGGGCCGAGACCTGCTTACCTGGAACCAGCTGCAGGAAGGAATCGCCGCTGTGAACGGCTCGGCGCAGGACGAACAACAGC AGCTCCTGGCTGTCGGCCTAATAAACAAGGCCGTGATGAGCGGAGACCCTCAGCGGCTTATCTCCGCCCTGTTGCTGCCCTCCTGTGGCGTGGACGAGGTTTCACCTGCCAATGCCTGCAAGTACCTGACCCTGCTGAGCCAAGCCAGGCAGATCAAAGCTCAG GTGAGCAGAGACCCGGGAGCCGAGCTGTGGTTGGCTGATATCCAGGAGGCCGTGAGGATGGCCAATCAGCAGAGTCAGAGAGCTCTAAAGT TGTGTCTGTCCGTTGCCGCGGTGAATCAGGCCGTAAAGGAGAACAGGGCGAAGCAGACGCTGCGGGTGCTGTCTCTGCCGGAGGCGGAGCTTCACGGAGTTCTACCTGACTGTGCTGCAGAATATCAGAGAGAGCTGAGCGCCCTGATGACACGCCGCACACgcacag gagATAACCGCAGTCAGTGGGTTCGAGTCCGCCTGCAGGACGGCTCCGTTCATTTCTTCCACCTGAGCAGACTGGAGGGCAGCTGGGAGCGGCCCCCCGGCTTCGTGCACAACAGCGTCTTCTTGGATCGCCACGACATACAG GAAGTGGTCAGCAGCGTTTCGGCCCAGTACAGTCGCGGCGTGCTGTGGCGGAACAGCGAGGCCCTCGTCGTTCGCCTGCAGGCGCTCAGTCGAGGCTTCCTGATCAGATGGCGGATGACGGCACGACGTCACTTCCTGATGAATCAGATGGCCGCCGTCGTTGTCATCCAG TCTCACTGGAGGAGGTTCGTCGAGCAGAGGGTCTACAGACGGcgcctgcagttcctctacaTGAACTGGAGAGCTGTCGTCAAG ATCCAGGCGTTTGCGAGGATGTGGTTGGCGAGGAGACGATATTGCGCTCGGCTGAGTTTCTTCAGACGTAAC GTGGGCGCCGTCGTAAAGATCCAGGCCTTCTTCAGAGCTAACCGAGCTCGCGAGCAGTACAGGATGCTTG TGCACTCGGCCACTCCCCCTCTATCTGTGGTCAGGAAGTTCGTTCACCTCCTCGACCTCGGGGATGGTGACATCAGAGAGGAGGCGGAGCTGCTGCGTCTGAGGGAGGAGGTGGTGAGAAGCATTCGCTTCAACCGACAGCTGGAGGCCGACCTGGACCTGATGGACCTGAAGATCGGGCTGCTGGTCCGCAACCGTGCTACGCTGCAG GAAGTGGTGTCTCACTGTAAGAAACTAACGAAGAAGAACAAGGAGCAGCTGTCAGACATGATGGATGTGGAGAGGAGTAAAGGCCTGAAGGCTCTGAGCCGAGACAGGAGGGAGAGACTGGAGGCCTACCAGCACCTCTTCTACCTGCTGCAG acactGCCCCTGTACCTGGCTCAGCTGATCTTCCTGATGCCTCAGAGTCGCTCCACCTCCTTCATGGAGATGGTGGTGTTCAGTCTGTTTAACTATGGCTCCGACCGCCGCGAGGcctttctgctgctgcagctcttcACAGAAGCGCTCCGCTATGAGATCAG gCTGAAGGTGGAGCAGCCCCAGGACGTGATCACAGGAAACCCCACCGTCATCAGGATGTTGGTAAACTTCTACCGCCATGCTCGTGGTCAAAACGCCCTGCGCGAGGTGCTGGGTCCAGCTCTACAGGACGTCCTGCAGGACCGCACGCTCAGCATCAGGACCGACCCCGTGGACGTCTACAAGACCTGGATCAACCAGACCGAGACGCAGACCGGACACAAGAG CTCGCTGCCCTATGAGGTTTCTCCCGAAGACGCTCTGGCTCAGCCTGAAGTCCAGAGACGCATCGACATCTCCATCATCAACCTGAAGAACCTGACGGACAGAGTCCTCAAAGCCATCACCGCCAGCCTCCACAAGCTGCC GTATGGTCTGCGTTACACCGCCAAGGTCCTCAGAGACGCCCTGAAGGCAAAGTTTCCTGAAGCCGGTGAGGACGAGCTCTACAAG ATCGTCGGTAACCTGGTCTACTACCGCTATATGAACCCGGCCATCGTGGCCCCGGACGGCTTCGACGTGGTGGACCGTTCGGCCGGCTCTGCTCTGCAGCCCGAACAGCGCCACATCTTGGGCTCCATTGCCCGCGTGTTGCAGCATGCCGCTGCCAACAAACACTTCCATGGAGGTGGCTACCACATCAGAGCCCTGAACCAGTACATCAGCCAGACCCACAGCAGGTTCAG GAGGTTCCTGCAGTCCGTCTGCGACGTTCCTGAACCGGAGGACAGATTCAGCATGGATGAGTACTCGGAGCTGCTGATCGTGAACAGACCCGTGATCTACATCTCTGTGAGCGAGCTGCTCAACACACACAAG ctgctgctggagcATCAGGAGGTTTTGTGCCCGGACCCCTCAGACCCCCTCGGCCTGATTCTGAAGGATCTCGGTCCGGTTCCCGGCCTGCAGGAACTCATCG GTGAGTCCGCGGCTGATCCAGGATCAGACTCTCAGAGTAGCAAGATGGAGGTCTCTCTGACCCTGACCAACAAGTTTGACATCTTCGACGACGCCAACAACACACCGGACCCCAGAGGACTTCTGCTCAG cACCAAGCAGCTGATCATCGATGTCATCAGGACGCAGTCAGGTGACTCTCTGCGTGACATCCTGAGGACGACACCGTCACGCGACCAG GAAGTGTGTCACGATTGGCTGATGCAGCGCCGCGCCCAGCAGGATGCTCGGACTCCTGAGAAGATGAAGCGGAACCAGTCGCTGGTCGCCAATGGCAACCTGAGcctggaggagaagaagaggaagatccTGAGGAGTCTTCGTCGTCTGGAGGGACTCGGCACCCTGAAACCGCCAGACAGCGAGAACCAGATCCTGCAGATGATCGCCAAG GACATCCGTCAGCAACGTCTCCACCGCCAGCGCCGAGGGGCGGAGCTCCTGAAGCTCCATCAGACTCTCAGCAGCCTACAGGCTAAGAGCAGCTTCCACAGTGAGCAGGTGGACTATTACAGGCAttacatcacttcctgtctggACAACCTCACCGCCAG CAAATCGACCAATCAGAAGGCGGCAGACGGCAAAGGGAGGAACAAGCTTCCTGCTCTGAGCTACAGTGCCACCCGGCTGCACGAGAAGGGCGTTCTGCTGGAGATCGAAGACCTGCCAGTCACGCA GTTTAAGAACGTCATGTTTGAGATTGCTGCCGGGCCTGAGAGAGGaagtttcaaagtaaaagctcgATTCCTCGGCGTGGAGATGGAGGAGTTCCTGCTCAAATACCAG gacctgctgcagctgcagtatgAGGGCGTGGCTGTGATGAAGATGTTCAGTAAGGCCAAAGTCAATGTGaacctcctcatcttcctcctcaaCAAGAAGTTCTTCAAGAAGTGA